Proteins co-encoded in one Burkholderia ambifaria AMMD genomic window:
- the cobA gene encoding uroporphyrinogen-III C-methyltransferase — protein sequence MSRAWLVGAGPGDADLLTLKAVRAIAAADVLLVDDLVNPDVLRHARADALIEHVGKRGGHASTPQETIVATMLAHLRAGRSVARLKGGDPFVFGRGGEELLALGAAGFPVEVVNGITAGIAAPAALGIPVTHRGDAQGVIFVTGHGAGADEPDWRALAATRMTIVIYMGIRRLDTIAAALRDGGVAGDTPCAAIENATRDGQRHVLATLDTIVERVRATGIGSPAIVVIGRVAALADDPAVRAALGGRA from the coding sequence ATGAGCCGCGCATGGCTCGTCGGCGCCGGCCCCGGCGACGCCGATCTGCTGACGCTGAAGGCCGTGCGCGCGATCGCCGCGGCCGACGTGCTGCTCGTCGACGATCTCGTGAACCCCGACGTGCTGCGCCACGCGCGCGCCGACGCCCTGATCGAGCACGTCGGCAAGCGCGGCGGCCATGCGTCGACGCCGCAGGAAACGATCGTCGCCACGATGCTCGCGCATCTGCGCGCGGGCCGCAGCGTCGCGCGGCTCAAGGGCGGCGATCCGTTCGTGTTCGGCCGCGGCGGCGAGGAATTGCTCGCGCTCGGCGCGGCCGGGTTTCCGGTCGAGGTCGTGAACGGCATCACGGCCGGGATCGCCGCCCCGGCCGCGCTCGGCATTCCGGTCACGCATCGCGGCGACGCGCAGGGCGTGATCTTCGTCACGGGCCACGGCGCGGGCGCGGACGAACCCGACTGGCGCGCGCTGGCCGCGACGCGGATGACGATCGTGATCTACATGGGCATTCGCCGGCTCGACACCATTGCAGCCGCGCTGCGTGACGGCGGCGTGGCCGGCGACACGCCGTGCGCGGCGATCGAGAACGCGACGCGTGACGGGCAGCGGCACGTGCTCGCGACCCTCGACACGATCGTCGAACGCGTGCGCGCGACCGGTATCGGTTCGCCCGCGATCGTCGTGATCGGCCGCGTCGCGGCGCTCGCCGACGATCCCGCGGTGCGCGCGGCGCTTGGCGGCCGCGCATGA
- a CDS encoding nucleotidyl transferase AbiEii/AbiGii toxin family protein yields the protein MTDTSPTRPLEVDARRPLEPAAAALLQAVGTTCVQLDTAFVVAGATARDILMWHVHGIRPVRATRDVDVAVCAVSWPFHERLVDALVATGQFARAPKHQQKLLFDSGTQGFRTELDLVPFGPLEAPPGEIAWPPRGDFVLNVLGFQEAVDTALAVSIGADIAVPVASLPALALLKLLAWKDRGARQNSDAYDLLFLLTHFHDAGNRERIWDVAPDLLERHGFQPELAAAGLLARDAKRIASPQTHEAIRALLSDEAVYATLAQDLQGRAFALLPGEFNDDADRYLDAFRSAFLSEPPVPHA from the coding sequence ATGACCGATACCTCGCCCACCCGCCCGCTTGAAGTCGACGCGCGCCGGCCGCTCGAGCCGGCGGCCGCCGCGCTGCTGCAGGCGGTCGGCACGACCTGCGTGCAACTCGACACGGCATTCGTCGTCGCCGGCGCAACTGCGCGCGACATCCTGATGTGGCATGTCCACGGCATCCGGCCGGTACGTGCGACGCGCGACGTCGACGTCGCGGTGTGCGCAGTGAGCTGGCCGTTTCACGAGCGGCTCGTCGATGCGCTCGTCGCGACCGGGCAATTCGCACGTGCGCCGAAGCATCAGCAGAAACTGCTGTTCGACAGCGGGACGCAAGGATTTCGCACGGAGCTCGATCTCGTGCCGTTCGGGCCGCTCGAAGCACCGCCCGGCGAAATCGCATGGCCGCCGCGCGGCGATTTCGTGCTGAACGTGCTGGGATTTCAGGAGGCGGTCGATACGGCGCTGGCCGTGTCGATCGGCGCCGATATCGCTGTGCCGGTGGCGAGCCTGCCGGCGCTCGCGCTGCTGAAGTTGCTCGCGTGGAAGGATCGGGGCGCGCGCCAGAACAGCGACGCGTACGACCTGCTGTTCCTGCTCACGCATTTTCACGACGCGGGCAATCGCGAGCGCATCTGGGACGTCGCGCCCGATCTGCTCGAACGGCACGGCTTCCAGCCGGAGCTGGCGGCGGCCGGGTTGCTCGCGCGCGATGCGAAGCGGATTGCTTCGCCGCAAACGCACGAGGCGATCCGCGCGCTGTTATCGGACGAAGCGGTTTACGCGACCCTCGCGCAGGACCTGCAGGGCCGCGCATTCGCGCTGTTGCCTGGTGAATTCAACGATGACGCTGACCGGTATCTCGACGCGTTCCGCAGTGCTTTCCTCTCGGAACCGCCCGTTCCTCACGCGTGA
- a CDS encoding cobyrinate a,c-diamide synthase: MPACPALFVSAPASGQGKTSVTAGLARLHRRLGRRVRVFKTGPDFLDPMLLERASGAPVHALDLGMVGEAGCRALLADAARDADLILIEGVMGLFDGTPSSADLAAAFGVPVVAVISAKAMAQTFAAIAFGLARFRPEVPFHGVLANRVGSPRHAELLRQALPDDLRWLGHVPADAGIALPERHLGLHQPADIGDLDARLERAADVLAQTALAELPPAVSFAEPAARAPLPRALAGKRIAIARDAAFSFIYPANLALLEALGAQLRFFSPLADEPVPDACDALFLPGGYPELHAATLAANAVAARTIRAHAAAGRPIVAECGGMVYLCESLTDVEGATTSMLGLLSGHATMQRRFAALGMQQLDTRSGPMRGHTFHYSRLDTPLAPVAAAARPDGEPGSGEAVYRTGSIVATYMHMYWPSNPDAVVALFSGDVVF; encoded by the coding sequence ATGCCGGCCTGCCCCGCGCTGTTCGTCAGCGCGCCCGCGTCCGGCCAGGGCAAGACGTCGGTGACGGCCGGCCTCGCGCGGCTGCACCGCCGGCTCGGCCGGCGCGTGCGCGTGTTCAAGACCGGGCCGGATTTTCTCGATCCGATGCTGCTCGAACGCGCGAGCGGCGCACCCGTGCACGCGCTCGACCTCGGGATGGTCGGTGAAGCCGGCTGCCGCGCGCTGCTCGCCGATGCCGCGCGCGACGCGGACCTGATCCTGATCGAAGGCGTGATGGGGCTGTTCGACGGCACGCCGAGCAGCGCCGATCTCGCGGCCGCGTTCGGGGTGCCGGTCGTCGCGGTGATTTCCGCGAAGGCGATGGCGCAGACGTTCGCGGCGATCGCGTTCGGGCTCGCGCGGTTCCGGCCGGAGGTGCCGTTTCACGGCGTGCTCGCGAACCGCGTCGGGTCGCCGCGACACGCGGAACTGTTGCGGCAGGCGCTGCCGGACGACTTGCGCTGGCTCGGGCACGTGCCGGCCGATGCGGGCATCGCGCTGCCGGAACGCCATCTCGGCCTGCACCAGCCGGCCGACATCGGCGATCTCGACGCGCGGCTCGAGCGTGCGGCCGACGTGCTCGCGCAGACGGCGCTCGCCGAATTGCCGCCGGCCGTGTCGTTCGCGGAACCGGCGGCCCGCGCCCCGCTGCCGCGCGCGCTCGCCGGCAAGCGCATCGCGATCGCGCGCGACGCGGCGTTCTCGTTCATCTATCCGGCCAATCTCGCGCTGCTCGAGGCGCTCGGTGCGCAGCTGCGGTTCTTTTCGCCGCTCGCCGACGAACCCGTGCCCGACGCGTGCGACGCGCTGTTCCTGCCGGGCGGCTATCCGGAACTGCATGCGGCGACGCTCGCGGCGAATGCCGTGGCCGCGCGGACGATTCGCGCGCACGCGGCGGCCGGCCGGCCGATCGTCGCGGAATGCGGGGGAATGGTGTATCTGTGCGAGTCGCTGACCGACGTCGAAGGCGCGACGACATCGATGCTCGGGCTGCTGTCAGGCCATGCGACGATGCAGCGCCGGTTCGCGGCGCTCGGCATGCAGCAGCTGGATACGCGCAGCGGGCCGATGCGCGGTCATACGTTTCATTATTCGCGGCTCGACACGCCGCTGGCGCCGGTGGCCGCCGCCGCCCGGCCCGATGGGGAGCCCGGCAGCGGCGAAGCCGTGTATCGCACGGGTTCGATCGTCGCGACGTACATGCACATGTACTGGCCGTCGAATCCGGATGCAGTGGTGGCGTTGTTCAGCGGGGATGTTGTGTTCTAG
- the cobW gene encoding cobalamin biosynthesis protein CobW: MTLRKLPVTIVTGFLGSGKTTLMRHILQHAEGRRIAVIVNEFGELGIDGEILKGCGIGCDDAEGAQGEASGQLYELANGCLCCTVQEEFYPVMEALVERRADIDHVLIETSGLALPKPLVQAFNWPTIRNSFTVDAVVTVVDGPAAASGQFAENPQAVDAQRRADPNLDHESPLHELFADQLSSADLVIVNKADLVADAQFAEVEAAIREEIPPQVKIVRATRGELDLAMLLGLESASEETIHLRHDHHGSADDGDHDHHHDDFDSVVVSGDAGSREATIAALQRVVETHTIYRAKGFAALPDAPMRLVIQGVGRRFDSYFDRRWQDGETRASRFVLIGEDLDPAELQRAFDAACAAQTQQA; encoded by the coding sequence ATGACCCTACGCAAGCTTCCCGTCACGATCGTCACGGGCTTTCTCGGCAGCGGCAAGACCACGCTGATGCGCCACATCCTGCAGCACGCGGAAGGCCGCCGCATCGCGGTGATCGTCAACGAATTCGGCGAGCTCGGCATCGACGGCGAAATCCTCAAGGGCTGCGGGATCGGCTGCGACGATGCGGAGGGCGCGCAGGGCGAAGCGTCGGGCCAGCTGTACGAACTCGCGAACGGCTGCCTGTGCTGCACCGTGCAGGAAGAGTTCTATCCGGTGATGGAAGCGCTCGTCGAGCGCCGCGCCGACATCGATCACGTGCTGATCGAGACGTCGGGCCTCGCGCTGCCGAAGCCGCTCGTGCAGGCCTTCAACTGGCCGACGATCCGCAACAGCTTCACGGTCGACGCGGTCGTGACGGTCGTCGACGGGCCGGCTGCCGCCAGCGGCCAGTTCGCCGAGAACCCGCAGGCCGTCGACGCGCAGCGCCGCGCCGATCCGAACCTCGACCACGAATCGCCGCTGCACGAACTGTTCGCCGACCAGCTGTCGTCCGCCGATCTCGTGATCGTGAACAAGGCCGATCTCGTCGCCGACGCGCAGTTCGCCGAAGTCGAGGCCGCGATCCGCGAAGAGATCCCGCCGCAGGTGAAGATCGTGCGCGCGACGCGCGGCGAACTGGATCTCGCGATGCTGCTCGGGCTCGAATCGGCGTCGGAGGAAACGATCCACCTGCGGCACGACCATCACGGCTCGGCCGACGACGGCGATCACGATCACCATCACGACGATTTCGATTCGGTCGTGGTGTCGGGCGACGCAGGCTCGCGCGAAGCGACGATCGCCGCGCTGCAGCGCGTCGTCGAGACGCACACGATCTACCGCGCGAAAGGCTTCGCGGCGCTGCCCGATGCGCCGATGCGGCTCGTGATCCAGGGTGTCGGCCGCCGCTTCGACAGCTATTTCGACCGTCGCTGGCAGGACGGCGAAACGCGCGCGAGCCGCTTCGTGCTGATTGGCGAGGATCTCGACCCGGCCGAACTGCAGCGCGCGTTCGACGCCGCGTGCGCGGCGCAGACGCAGCAGGCGTAA
- a CDS encoding type IV toxin-antitoxin system AbiEi family antitoxin encodes MPENATLSIAEQHVLDEACAAFERATGRFNARPVRVPAAFRAHADAMIRFGIGGQTFEMPAAVSVGVESVQDARAALLRRGAAPLPGEQQLMLVAPYVSAELAARLTDQGIPFLDTAGNASLILPEATVLISGRPKPSRTPRRQASRATTPKGLAVMFALATQPGLVAQPYRAIAAASGVALGTVNLAMDDLLARGLVAQRRNGERLMPDWPRFVQEWVALYPSRLRAKLPARRFAAVTPDWWRGFDFAAFDARLGGEPAADLLTHDLKPAAVTVYTHGAVPNRLLLQARLRPDERGDVELLEAFWPPSPALDWREQDVPLVPPLLIYADLVSSGDSRNLAAAEHIHDRYLAHPPA; translated from the coding sequence ATGCCCGAGAACGCCACCCTGTCGATAGCGGAACAGCACGTGCTCGACGAAGCTTGCGCCGCGTTCGAACGCGCGACCGGACGCTTCAACGCACGGCCGGTGCGCGTGCCGGCCGCATTCCGCGCGCATGCCGACGCGATGATCCGCTTCGGCATTGGCGGGCAGACCTTCGAGATGCCGGCCGCCGTGAGCGTTGGCGTCGAATCGGTGCAGGACGCCCGCGCCGCGCTGCTTCGCCGCGGCGCCGCCCCGCTGCCCGGCGAGCAGCAACTAATGCTGGTCGCGCCGTATGTGTCGGCCGAGCTGGCCGCCCGCCTGACCGACCAAGGCATCCCGTTTCTCGATACCGCCGGCAACGCGAGCCTGATCCTGCCGGAGGCGACCGTGCTGATCTCCGGCCGGCCGAAACCTTCCCGCACGCCGCGCCGGCAGGCGTCGCGCGCGACCACGCCCAAGGGGCTCGCCGTAATGTTCGCGCTCGCGACGCAGCCGGGCCTCGTCGCGCAACCGTACCGGGCGATCGCCGCCGCGTCGGGCGTCGCGCTCGGCACGGTCAATCTCGCGATGGACGACCTGCTCGCGCGCGGCCTCGTCGCGCAGCGGCGCAATGGCGAGCGCCTGATGCCCGACTGGCCGCGCTTCGTGCAGGAATGGGTCGCGCTGTATCCGAGCCGCCTGCGCGCGAAACTGCCGGCCCGGCGATTTGCCGCCGTCACGCCCGACTGGTGGCGCGGCTTCGATTTCGCGGCATTCGATGCGCGGCTCGGCGGTGAACCGGCGGCCGACCTGCTGACGCACGACCTGAAGCCAGCCGCGGTCACCGTCTATACGCATGGCGCCGTGCCGAACCGCCTGCTGCTTCAGGCGCGCCTGCGCCCGGACGAGCGCGGCGACGTCGAGCTGCTCGAAGCGTTCTGGCCGCCGTCGCCGGCGCTCGACTGGCGCGAGCAGGACGTGCCGCTCGTGCCGCCGCTGCTGATCTACGCGGATCTCGTCTCGTCCGGAGACAGCCGCAATCTTGCCGCCGCCGAACACATCCATGACCGATACCTCGCCCACCCGCCCGCTTGA
- a CDS encoding cobalamin biosynthesis protein, whose translation MMRVALGVGFRAGVTAAQLDAAIRAALASHPDAEPAVVATLADKARARPLRTLCARRGWPLVAFDAAQLAQCSEPALSGPSAAALARFGVAGVAEPCAQLAAPQGRLLGPKSSRDGVTVALAGPL comes from the coding sequence ATGATGCGCGTCGCGCTCGGCGTCGGTTTCCGCGCGGGAGTGACGGCCGCGCAACTCGATGCCGCGATCCGCGCGGCGCTGGCCAGCCACCCGGACGCCGAGCCGGCCGTCGTCGCGACGCTCGCCGACAAGGCGCGTGCCCGGCCGCTGCGCACGCTGTGCGCGCGGCGCGGCTGGCCGCTCGTCGCGTTCGACGCGGCGCAGCTCGCGCAGTGCTCCGAACCGGCATTGAGCGGCCCGTCGGCGGCCGCGCTCGCGCGTTTCGGCGTCGCGGGCGTGGCCGAGCCGTGCGCGCAACTCGCGGCGCCGCAGGGCCGGCTGCTCGGCCCCAAATCCAGTCGGGACGGCGTGACGGTCGCGCTCGCCGGCCCGCTCTGA
- the cobO gene encoding cob(I)yrinic acid a,c-diamide adenosyltransferase: MKTDAESHQRMAERRRAGHEKKQAAATQEKGLLIVNTGNGKGKSTAAFGMAVRVLGHGMRLGVVQFIKGALHTSERDFLGAVAQCDFVTMGDGYTWNTQNRDADVATARKGWDEARRMIESGEYRMVILDELNTVLKYEYLPLDEVLATLVARPDSVHVVVTGRHAPDALIDAADLVTEMRLVKHPYKEQGVKAQPGVEF; this comes from the coding sequence ATGAAGACCGATGCCGAATCCCATCAGCGGATGGCCGAACGCCGCCGCGCCGGCCATGAAAAGAAGCAGGCTGCCGCCACCCAGGAAAAGGGCCTGCTGATCGTCAACACCGGCAACGGCAAGGGCAAGAGCACGGCCGCCTTCGGCATGGCCGTGCGCGTGCTCGGCCATGGCATGCGGCTCGGCGTCGTGCAGTTCATCAAGGGCGCGTTGCACACGTCCGAGCGGGACTTCCTCGGCGCGGTCGCGCAGTGCGACTTCGTGACGATGGGCGACGGCTATACGTGGAATACGCAGAACCGCGACGCCGACGTCGCCACCGCGCGCAAGGGCTGGGACGAGGCGCGCCGGATGATCGAAAGCGGCGAGTACCGGATGGTGATCCTCGACGAGCTGAACACCGTGCTGAAGTACGAATACCTGCCGCTCGACGAAGTGCTCGCGACGCTCGTCGCGCGGCCGGATTCGGTGCACGTCGTCGTCACCGGGCGGCATGCGCCCGATGCACTGATCGACGCGGCCGACCTCGTCACGGAAATGCGGCTCGTCAAGCATCCGTACAAGGAGCAAGGCGTGAAGGCGCAGCCCGGCGTGGAGTTCTGA
- a CDS encoding M20 aminoacylase family protein, whose amino-acid sequence MTHSVIPAGLADEMIEIRHRIHAHPELGFEEFATSDLVAEQLQAWGYTVHRGLGGTGVVAQLKVGNGTQRLGLRADMDALPIHESTGLPYQSTIPGKMHACGHDGHTAMLLAAAKHLARERRFSGTLNLIFQPAEEGLGGAKKMLDDGLFEQFPCDAIFAMHNMPGFPTGKFGFLAGPFMASSDTVIVDVQGRGGHGAVPHKAIDSVVVCAQIVIALQTIVSRNVSPLDMAIVTVGAIHAGDAPNVIPDRAQMRLSVRALKPEVRDLLEARIKEVVHAQAAVFGATATIDYQRRYPVLVNDARMTTFARDVAREWVGEANLIDEMVPLTGSEDFAFLLEKRPGCYLIIGNGDGEGGCMVHNPGYDFNDAVLPTGASYWVKLAETFLV is encoded by the coding sequence GTGACGCACAGCGTGATCCCCGCAGGCCTCGCCGACGAAATGATCGAGATCCGGCACCGCATTCATGCCCACCCCGAACTGGGCTTCGAGGAATTCGCGACGAGCGACCTCGTTGCCGAGCAGTTGCAGGCATGGGGCTACACGGTGCACCGCGGGCTGGGCGGCACGGGCGTGGTCGCGCAGCTGAAGGTCGGCAACGGCACGCAGCGCCTCGGCCTGCGCGCCGACATGGACGCGCTGCCGATCCACGAGTCGACCGGCCTGCCGTACCAGAGCACGATCCCCGGCAAGATGCACGCGTGCGGTCACGATGGCCACACGGCGATGCTGCTCGCGGCCGCGAAGCATCTGGCGCGCGAGCGGCGCTTTTCCGGCACGCTGAACCTGATTTTCCAGCCGGCCGAGGAAGGGCTCGGCGGCGCGAAAAAGATGCTCGACGACGGGCTGTTCGAGCAGTTCCCGTGCGATGCGATCTTCGCGATGCACAACATGCCGGGCTTCCCCACGGGCAAGTTCGGCTTCCTGGCGGGGCCGTTCATGGCGTCGTCGGATACCGTGATCGTCGACGTGCAGGGGCGCGGCGGCCACGGCGCGGTGCCGCACAAGGCGATCGATTCGGTCGTGGTGTGCGCGCAGATCGTCATCGCGCTGCAGACGATCGTGTCGCGCAACGTGTCGCCGCTCGACATGGCGATCGTCACGGTCGGCGCGATCCACGCGGGCGACGCGCCGAACGTGATTCCCGATCGCGCCCAGATGCGCCTGTCGGTGCGCGCGCTGAAGCCCGAGGTGCGCGACCTGCTCGAGGCGCGCATCAAGGAAGTCGTTCATGCGCAGGCGGCCGTGTTCGGCGCGACCGCGACGATCGACTACCAGCGCCGCTATCCGGTGCTCGTCAACGATGCGCGGATGACCACGTTCGCACGCGACGTCGCGCGCGAGTGGGTGGGCGAAGCGAATCTGATCGACGAGATGGTGCCGCTCACCGGCAGCGAGGATTTCGCGTTCCTGCTCGAGAAGCGGCCGGGCTGCTACCTGATCATCGGCAACGGTGACGGCGAGGGCGGCTGCATGGTGCACAACCCCGGCTACGACTTCAACGACGCGGTACTGCCGACCGGCGCGTCGTACTGGGTCAAGCTGGCCGAGACGTTTCTGGTGTGA